The sequence TGTCACTCACCAGCaccggagggggcggggcctgcaaCGGAGTACTGGGGAACAGGAGGCGGAGCTTGGACAGACGAGTCTCCCGCGAAGCACTGCAAGTCCTGCTCGCATGCACCGCGTCCGGAGTCTCTATATCCGGGGGGGTGAACCCACCGTCCGTGAAGGGAGGCTGCTTCTCCCCAGCAGGGGTACTAATGGTAGAGTCCGGGGGGTTGTTCGCTCCCCCTGTGAGAGACGCGGCGGCGGCCGGGCACAATTCGCACGCGTCCCCTACAGTCTCGTTCCCGAGGGAGGGAACACTCGCTCGCGTTTCCGCGTTGCGATTCGAAGAAGGCCCTCGGTCGTCAGGACCTGCGGTGCGGTTGTCCTCGCGGACACCTCCCAGGTTAGCCTTCCCTCCGTTCCCTCTTGCGACAGGAGGACGAGCGGGGGCCGTGGCCTGCTTCTGGAAGGACAGGGTGGGGAACTTGCAGACGCTGGCTTTCCTGTGCCGTGGCAAACGGAGCAGCGAACTGCTGTCCAGGTCACTCCCGTTCGAGCAGCTCCTCTTCACCCCTCTGCGTGTGTGCGGACGCAGGGTTTGGCTCATCATGCAGCGGTCAAACTGCGGTgttacctgagagagaggggaagaccaGAAACGGCTTACCGAGATGTGAAACCAGATGTCAAAGCTATCATCACAATTCTGCAAACACgtactttatttaaaaagatcaCAGCGCTAAGTCACCTTTATTATTGCACTCAAACGTTACACAGACATAAAATATTTGACATTACCCAAGAATGAGCAGTGCTGCTCTGACACTGTTCCTCTGACAGATAGATTTTGGGGTGGCGAGCAACTCGCACTTTTGGCCCGTACGGGTGAGAGGCTCCATCTAGCGGCGCTTGGATGAATTGCAGCTGTTGCTTCGGGTTTCTCTTTGGTGCTCTGCGGGGCATGAGGCGCAGCCAGCGGCCACCCTGCGGTCGAATATGGCTACTTCTagggcacacacaaacgcgAATCACGTAACCTGTACAACAATGTTCAAGTGGTTTTATTAACTGATCGTCTTTACACGGTAGAGTGGAAGCCGTGCACTGAAGGTCAAAGCCACTGTTAACGTTAACTGCCGACATAACGTCAGCGTACTAGCCATTGCAAGTACAAAGGGAACATTTGACATGCAAGTTGTCATAGTTCACTTAATCCAGCTAACAAGCAATCTTGGCTGCTTTGTAGACATTCGTGTCAACAGAAGACGACAAAAGTCGTTTCAGCGTTCACCCATCAGGCAAGCAAAATACACCATACGTACCAAAATGGTCATTACTGTTAAGGCATTTCATTTCCATGGAACTAAATACTTTTCGGAATTTATATATCGCACAAACCTACCCAACCCCAAGAAAGCAAGCATCCAGCTAAAGTTCAATTCTGAACATgccgctcccctcccctctgattgGTTAAGAGCAGACGATGGGCTGGGGAGGCAAGGACTTCTGCTAATCACATGACCGGAACGAGTTGGACTGCGCCAAAATTCAAATCACCGCAACAAAGTGAACAGAAATGGAAAGAAATATGAtcaagattattattttttattaaagttgGAAATTGATACTAAAATATGAGGGATTGACAATCGGCTGGACACTCTTCCAATATGAAGGTCTGGTATAGTTATGAATGGGTAAAATTTAGCCTGATTATTCATGTTCACTTTTATGGCAATTCTATCCAGCTGGTCTGTCACTGGTCTGTCACTgccgtagctagctagctaacgttagctagcgctGAAATTAATATTGCTCGTTTGAAATAGCTGTTGATGCAGCAAGCTAGTTAGCCAGGTAACCATATGGTAACGTTACAGCTATGTTAATAACTCGCATAGTTCCTGAACTAGCCACCTGTTACAAATCTAACTGGCTACCTGTTGCAATGCATTTTCGCGAGTTAGATGCCCATGTAGTTGCGACTAGCTGGCAGTACACATCCAATACACAATCACTGCTAAGGTTTCAGTTAACGTTTCTATTTTGTAGGACACTGCATTTGGTTTTATGTGGCTTGACAAGTCTCACTTCCGAAATCGGTTGAAGTTCACATAACTCTAGAAGATGGTTTGTCATCGGATTGTTATGTTAGCTGCATAGCTACGTCACAACTTGCCCGGACGTTTGAAAAATATCTTTCGATTCATAAGCAAAATATCGTTAGATAGTCTGCTTAGTTACCCACATGGTTGCATTTTTCAAAAGTTAGATTATTGTAGCATTTCTAGTATTGTAGCCAACTGATGCTCCATACGCCATTTATATGAATCCCCGTCTGTTTTTGGCATGCATAATCAGAGCGATACTGGAACAAATAGCTTTTGAACTATTGACATTGGCTGCTCGCAGTACATCAATTCAGGTAACAAGAAACACTTCTTACCGTTTTCTGGCGGTGCTGCATTTGTGTTTTCGCTAGAATTTTAGTAATGCCAATAAcgaaggaaagaaaaaatagGTTAGCCAAGTGTTCATTAGGTTCAGTATTGTGCCATATTGTGATCACTGATTTAATTCGTCACTTTTATTTAGCTATGGTCACGCATGATTTCAGCTGCACAATTTTGCACACTGCCACACGCAGGCCACTGTAAAACGCTGATCCAGAGGAGGTTCAAACATTCTGTACACAAGTGCATACGTTACAGTCTCAAAAAGGTggttatttaaatacattaaaaaatatatctatgTCACTTTCAGTCTATAAGCCAAGTGCACAGCCCCTTCGACTGACGTTTGACCAGGATGAGACAAAGCCCCAGGAGGCCCCTAATTCTCAAGAGGAGGAAGCTTCCTTTTCCCAAAAATGAGCCGGAACGCCCCCACAATGGCGCCCAGTGCAAGACCGCACCAGCGGCTCCGGGCGACCAGGGGCTCCCGGACACCCTTCGCTTCGTGGACCACCCGTCCATGCCCGACACTCAGGTGGTGGTTATCCCCAAGACCGCAGACCTCCAGACCGTCATCGACACCCTCTCCGCCCAGGGCAAGGAATGCGGCCCCAAGGGGCCCCACAAATTCATCCTGCTCAGCGGGGGAAGCGGAGCCTCAGGGGACTGGCCCAGCTCCCTGTGCTGGTCCTCTCCGGGAGAGGAAGGTGCCGGAAGGGCATCCGGAATCCCGCCGACTCTCAACCCAAAGCCAGTGAGCGGGGACGGAGAGGCCTGCCCTGCGGACCCAAAGCCCCTGGCCACCGCCACACCCCGTGAGTCCTAAGCCCTCTAAACTGGCAGCATCCTTCCGTTTCAGCATGTTCGGATTGCCAGCTTTTAACATTTGATCAGTCATCAGATTCTCAAGCAAAAATGGTCTAGGGTCAGGGGTGCAAAGCAAGGGCCgattttgtggcaacttctgctcttaattatttaattagctaaataatgtcttgatcagacatttgtgtacgcaccagctgcagactgcaagtgtttcctaaagattgtactgtgctcaagtacaggagtgaacaaaCGTAATTTCTAGAGcggtcagaaaaataaattaaggtaattggttggaacaaaaacccagctcgcagaccggccctccaggaccggagttgtgcgcCCCTGGTCTAGGGGCAGACTACCAGTGGTTTACATGGGAGGGACATTCCCGTTTCTTAGGGAACAGGGATCGGGACTGCAGCCCGCTGAATGACAGTCTGACCAACATCCAGTGGCTGGGCGGGATGTGCTCGGACGGGCTGGGATCAGATGCCGGGAGGAGA is a genomic window of Conger conger chromosome 19, fConCon1.1, whole genome shotgun sequence containing:
- the rhno1 gene encoding RAD9, HUS1, RAD1-interacting nuclear orphan protein 1; translated protein: MPRRAPKRNPKQQLQFIQAPLDGASHPYGPKVRVARHPKIYLSEEQCQSSTAHSWVTPQFDRCMMSQTLRPHTRRGVKRSCSNGSDLDSSSLLRLPRHRKASVCKFPTLSFQKQATAPARPPVARGNGGKANLGGVREDNRTAGPDDRGPSSNRNAETRASVPSLGNETVGDACELCPAAAASLTGGANNPPDSTISTPAGEKQPPFTDGGFTPPDIETPDAVHASRTCSASRETRLSKLRLLFPSTPLQAPPPPVLVSDTPEEHYGRNWGRSQLSFL